From Lepus europaeus isolate LE1 chromosome 3, mLepTim1.pri, whole genome shotgun sequence, a single genomic window includes:
- the LOC133756958 gene encoding developmental pluripotency-associated 5 protein: MGTLPKRKDIPPWLKVPEDLKDPEVLRVQTRLLEAMFGPDGSRIPYIEQVSKAMLELKALESSDLTEVVVYGSYMYKLRTKWMLQSMAEWHRQRQERGMLKLEEAMGALELGPWMK, translated from the exons ATGGGAACGCTCCCCAAACGCAAGGACATTCCTCCGTGGCTGAAGGTTCCGGAAGACCTGAAAGATCCCGAGGTGCTGCGGGTACAGACGCGGCTGCTGGAAGCCATGTTTG GCCCAGACGGTTCTCGAATCCCTTACATTGAGCAAGTGAGCAAGGCCATGCTCGAGCTGAAGGCTCTGGAATCTTCGGACCTCACCGAAGTGGTGGTTTACGGCTCCTACATGTACAAGCTCCGGACCAAGTGGATGCTCCAGTCCATGGCTGAGTGGCACCGCCAGCGGCAGGAGCGTG GGATGCTCAAACTTGAGGAAGCCATGGGTGCTCTCGAACTAGGCCCTTGGATGAAGTGA